The Bacteroides sp. AN502(2024) DNA segment CCTGAAAAGGATTGCAGGAAAGGTATCATGGTCAGTGTATCCGTAGGATTGGAGAAAAGAGCGAAGTCGGTAATGAATTGGTTCTCGGTACCGATCTGAAGGTTGTAGCCGGGTTTTGTCTGCCCGTTACGCATGGCGTCCTCCTTCATCCTCATAAAAGTGGCATCCTTGTCTGTCTTGGAATAGGAGTTGCGAGCTTGCAGATTTTCCAGATGACCGTCGTATTCCTGCAGTTTATCTCTGTGTTCTTCCAGCTCCTTGAGCTGTTTGCGTTTCTTTTTCAGTGCAGTCTTTTCCTCTTTCGTGCAAGGATCGGGAGCCTGTGCAAGTGCATTACGTAATTCTCCCGCCATTTCGGTCAGCATAGTCGGAGTAAACTCTATCCCCTCATTGGTCTCTGATGATTTCTCCTGAGCGATGAACTCGTCTATCTGACCTAATAGTACATGTATTTTCTTCATCAGGCGTTCACGGTTCCGTTCGACCGTTTTTCTCCAGACGAAAGTGTACTTGTTTGCCTTGGATTCGATTTTTGTACCGTCAATGTATTCCACATTCAGGCTGATGAAACCTTTGGAAGAAAGCAGAAGTACGGTTTGGGTAAACACCTCGTTGATTTCCTTCTTCACCCGGTTGCGGAATCGGTTGATGGTAATGAAATCCGGTTTCTCGTATCCGGCCAGCCATATATAATGGATATCACGATGGAGTAGCTTTTCTATTTTCCGGCAGGAGTAGATGTTGTTCATGTAGGCATACAGAATAACCTTGAGCATCATTCGGGGATGGTAAGCACTACGGCCGCATTCCTTGTATAACTTTCTGAAACCTTCAAGATTCAGGCTTTCAACCAGAACGTCAACCATGCGAACCGGATCGTTTTCTGCAATATCCTCATCGATTCTCCCAGGAAAAAGCACTGTTTGGTTGGGAATGTAAGGACGAAAATGTATCTTTGTCATAGTGTAAATTTTATGCTTAAAGATACAAAATCTTTAGGTAATAACAAAGCCCCTGCTTGTGAAAGTCGGGGCTTTGGGCAAAAAAAGAAGGTGCGCATTTTGACACACCTTCTCTTTTTTCTTTTTTTATCATAGGACATGAGAAAAAACTTCTCGCCAACCTTATATAAAAAAAACAAAAGAAGAGGGTGTGTCAAAATTCCCTTTTTGAAGAAATGACCCCTGCTATAGCTATCTGTAGCAGGGGTAAATCTTTATATTCAGGCATTATGACACACCCTCTTTTATTCATTTAAGGCTTTTCAAATATTCAGCCTCTTTACTACTCATATCAGTTGCTTCAGCATTACGCAAGGAAAGAAATCAACACACCCGCAGCTACGGCAGAACCGATTACTCCGGAGATGTTGCTTGCCATACAATATTGCAATACGTGATTCTTCGGATCGTATTTCAAAGCTATCTCATTGGCAACACGGCTCGCCATCGGAACGGCACTCAAACCGGTTGCACCGATAAGCGGATTGATTTTCTTCTTCGAGAAAAGATTTACGAGTTTTACAAAGAAGATGCCACCGGTAATGGAAAGAGCGAATGCAAGGAACCCACCGATCACGATACCGATTGTTGTCCAGTTAAGAAATGCTTCAGCCGTCATCGTTGCCCCAACAGACAATCCGAGGAAAATGGTTGCAGCATTCATGATACTGTTGGAAGCTGCATCGAACAAGCGGAATGTGTTGGTACCGATTTCTTTCACCAAGTTACCAAACATCAGCATACCAATCAAAGGCACTGCACTTGGCACGAAGAGAGCAACAACGGTAGTTACCACAATCGGGAAGATAATCTTCAACACACGCAGGTTCTTGATTTCAGTCTTTGAAGGATACATTTTTTCCTGTTCTTTCATGTTAATGCTCAACTCCTTCTTAGTGCAGAACAGTTTCACTACCAACGGAATAATCACAGGGACAAGCGCCATGTACGAATAAGCTGCAATGGCAATCGGGCCCAGCAGATGTGGTGCCAGCTTGATGGTTGTAAAGATGGCTGTCGGACCATCCGCACCACCGATAATACCCAAAGAAGCAGCTTCTTTCGGAGTGAATCCCATCAGAATAGCTACCAGCAATACGGTAAAGATACCCAACTGTGCGGCTGCACCGAAAATAGAAAGACGCAGGTTGCGTAACATCGGTCCGAAATCTGTCAACGCACCGACCCCCATAAAAATAACCGGAGGCAGGAAACCTGTTTTAATCAGCATATAGTAAATAAAGTTCATCAGACCCAATTCATGGGCAATGTCATGCAAAGGCATTTCCCAGATGTTCTTCAACACTCCGTTTACCATCACCATACCATTCTCATCGGCCTGAATCACGCCCATATCTCCTCCGGGAAAGTTGGCTAACAACACACCGAAAGCAATAGGAACAAGCAACAACGGCTCGTACTGTTTCTTAATACCCAGATAGAGCAAAACGAACGCAATAGCATACATTATCAGAAACTGCGGATCGGCAATGATATTGCTGAACGCAGTCATGTCATACAAATTCTCAAATATTTCGTTCATTATCCTATCTTCATTAATACATCATCTTCTGAAACAGCATCTCCCGGGTTGGCACAGATAGCAGTCACCGTACCACCAAACTCTGCACGAATAGCATTGTAGGTCTTCATCGCTTCCACATAGCAGATTACATCCCCTTCTTTCACGGTGTCACCCACTTTCAAAGCGGTTTCCTGCGCATTCTTCACCAAGAAGAACTTGCCTTCCAACGGAGAAAGCACTTCTTTGCCCTCTCCTGCCGGAGCAGCACCCGCAGGAGCAACGGGAAGTTCGGTATCGCCGTAAGCCACCGTCACACGATAAGCCTGTCCGTCTACCTGCACGGTCAGTGTTTTCGGTTTGGCATCCTCTGTCGGTGATTTATCTTTTTCGACACGGCGTTTAGCCACATCTTCCAAGAAGTCTTTTTTGGCTTTACCACTCTTATAAGCCTCATATTGGGCTGGATGCATGGCATATTCAAAGAGTTCTTCATCATCCTGTCCCACTTCCCATTTATTCTCTTTCATCATCTTGCGATATTTATCGAGAGCATCGGGATAGTTATCCTGTGGATTGCCTTCGAAGAACTTACGGCCTTCACGCTCTGCCTTTTCTATGATTTCAGGAGCAAGTTTGCCCGGTAAACGTCCGGCTTTACCCAAAATCATATCCCAAATATCATCGGCAATCATTCCCCAGCGCTCTTTTCCCTTTTCCATTGCCATCACGTTCATCATTGCAAGATTCTTGACATATTGGCTAAACGGAGTCACCAATGGAGGATAACCCACACGAGGCCATACATAAGCTACTTCATCAAACAGTTTGATGAGAAGCTGATCTTGTGTCATAAACGGCAAATTGCGTTTTGCCTTATACTTATTGATAGATTCCAGATTGGATTCGAGATCGGCCATCAAACTACCCATCATGCCGCCGGGAAGTCCGGGAGCAATCAGCAAGGAGTTCATCAGGCGATTTTTCGGACTGATATACAAGCCAAGAAAGTCGTCCATAAATTCCTGAATCATGCCGCGCACCTTCATGTAGGCTTCCATATTGATTTCAGGCACTTGATATCCGGCATCTTTCAACATCGCCTGCACGCTAAGCAAGTCTGCATGACCTGTTCCCCATGAAAGCGGTTCCATACCCACATCGATATAGTCGCAACCGGCTTCACATACTTCGAGGATGCTTGCCATATTGAATCCGGGACCTGCATGGCTATGATACTGAACGGGGATTTCGGGATGTGTAGCCTTGATATTTGCCACGATTTTGCCTAATGATACGGGGCGACCGATGCCTGCCATGTCTTTGATACAGATTTCGTCTGCTCCCAGTTTGATAAGTTCCAATGCCATATTAGTGTAGTACTCTACGGTATGGATAGGCGAATGAGTGATACAAAGAGAACATTGTGAAATCATGCCTGCTTCCTTTGCATATTTGATGGAGGGAGCAATATTACGTACATCGTTCAATCCGCAGAACGTACGGGTGATATCTGTTCCTTGTGCTTTCTTTACTTTATAGAATAATTTGCGGACGTCTGCCGGAACAGGGCTCATACGGAGTCCGTTCAGTGCGCGGTCGAGCATATGAGTTTGAATACCGGCTTCATGGAACGGTTTTGTCCATTCGCGCACAGCTTTATTCGGGTTTTCACCAAACAATAAATTTACCTGTTCAAAACCTCCGCCATTTGTTTCTACACGGGCAAAACAGCCCATTTCAATAATGGCAGGAGCTACCTTTACGAGTTGATCTACACGAGGTACGTATTTTCCGGCAGATTGCCACATATCTCGGAAAACCAGACTAAACTTAACTTCTCTTTTCATGTCTTTTTGTGATATTCTTTATAAATTATAACTTTTCTACTTTAGTGATTTTTCCTTTACCATGTGTCACCACGTTCACAGCAGCTGTAATGGCGGCCAAGATGTTTCCCGGAATAGGGGCAGAACCCTGTGATGCTTCCCGCTTCACAGGAGCTATTTCTTCAGGGGCGTACTTATTGACCAATGCAATCAATAACTTACCTAAATAAATCACAATCAGCAGAATAACAAACACGGTAGCCATTCCGACCACCATCAGCAGGATCGCTGTTTCGATATTTTCCATATAATAAACTATTAATATTTTAAATTGTTCGTCTAAAAAAACGTCCGAAAATACCAAATTCTTACTATAAAATAAATTAAGAAAGGATTATAAAGTATAAAAACGTCATTTCTCTGATTGGCAACCAGATGATCTGCGATTGGACGACTCATGGCAGTTCCCTAATTATCGTCTCTTCAAAAAATATAAGAGAAAGCCCCTCAACTTTCTCTCACACTCTGACAACACAATCATTAAATAAAATCAACGGAATATACCCTAAAATTCACTTGTAAAGTGGAATTTGATGTGTTTAAAATCCATCTGAGCCATCTGAAGCACATAACCGGAGTCTGCCAGAAACACATCGCGCCCTTCTCTATCCTTTGCCATATACTGGTATTTACGTTTCTTGAAGGCTTCCAGTTCTGCGGGATCATCGCTTTCTATCCAGCAGGCCTTGTAAAGACTTACCGGTTCCCAGCGACAGGACGCATTGTACTCATTCAACAAACGATACTGAATCACCTCAAACTGTAACTGCCCCACCGTACCGATAATCTTACGACCATTGAACTGATTGACAAACAACTGTGCAACACCTTCATCCATCAACTGGTCAACCCCTTTTGCCAACTGTTTCTGTTTCATAGGATCCGCATTTTCGATATATTTGAACATCTCCGGTGAGAAACTTGGCAACCCGCGAAAATGAAGCATTTCACCTTCTGTCAGCGTATCGCCAATCTTAAAGGTTCCATTATCAGGCAAACCGATAATATCTCCTGCATAGGCTTCGTCAATCGTTGTTTTACGCTGTGCCATAAATTGGGTGGGCGATGAAAAACGCATAGTCTTTCCATGACGGACATGCATATAAGGAGCATTGCGCACAAACTTACCGGAACAAATCTTACAAAATGCCACACAAGAGCGATGGTTGGGATCGATATTGGCGGTTATCTTAAAGATGAAGCCGGTAAATTTCGGTTCGTCGGGGTTCACTTCGCGCTCTTCCGCCTGTACAGGGCGAGGGCTGGGAGCTATCTCTACGAAACAGTTCAGCAACTCTTGTACACCGAAATTGTTCAACGCTGAACCAAAGAATACAGGTGCACAGTCTCCTGCCAAGTAGGATTCCGAATCAAATTCGGGATAAACGCCTTCGATCAGTTCCAGATCGCCACGCAGCTTATCTGCCAATGGCTTGCCGATTTGCCGGTCCAGTTCTTCTGTATGAATATCAACCGCAACTTTTTCCGTTACCATTTGTTTGGAAGGCTGATACAGGTCCAGTTTCTGTTCATAGATATTGTATACTCCTTTGAAACGCGCTCCCTGCTCGATGGGCCAGGACAAGGGACGAACCTGAATCATCAGTTCTTCTTCAAGTTCATCAAGCAAGTCGAACGGGTCTTTTCCTTCACGGTCCATTTTGTTAACAAAGATAATTACCGGAGTTTTTCTCATACGGCATACCTCCATCAGTTTACGCGTCTGCGTTTCCACACCTTTCGCACCGTCCACAACAATGATTACGCTGTCCACAGCAGTCAGTGTGCGGTATGTATCTTCGGCAAAGTCCTGGTGTCCCGGAGTATCGAGGATATTGATTTTATAACCCCGATAATCGAACTCCATCACGGAAGTCGTTACCGAAATTCCACGCTGTTTCTCGATTTCCATCCAGTCGGACGTAGCCGTCTTTTTTATTTTATTACTTTTTACAGCACCTGCAACCTGTATCTGACCACCGAAAAGTAATAGCTTTTCCGTCAATGATGTCTTACCGGCATCCGGATGCGCAATAATGGCGAACGTCCGCCTTCTCAAAATTTCTGTATTATCTGCCATATATATCATAAGGTGTCAATGCATCGTTTAAGACTCTCCTCCCAATGAGGAATCTCGATGCCGAACATTGTTTTTATCTTTGTCTTATCAAGTACGGAATAGGCGGGACGGTTGGCCTTGGCCGGATATTCCGCCGTATGCAAAGGTCTTACCTTGCACGAAGTGATTCCTGCCAGACGATGGATAGCTATCGTAAAGTCATACCACGAACAGACTCCCTCGTTAGTGAAATGATAGATGCCACGAACTATACCTTTATTGATAATAGTATAGATGGCCCGCGCCAGATCATTAGCATACGTCGGGGTTCCAATCTGGTCGAAAACAACTCCCAAGCTATCACGCTCCTTTCCGAGACGGATCATCGTCTTCACGAAATTATTGCCAAAAGTAGAATAGAGCCATGCAGTACGGATAACGACCGCTTTCTCGCAGTTATTCATCACAGCATACTCACCTTCCAGCTTGGTGGCACCGTATACGGAGTCCGGACAAGGGGCACAGTCTTCGGTGTATGGAATGTGTGCAGCACCATCGAACACATAGTCAGTAGACACTTGTATCATGGCAGCCCCATTGGCTTGCGCAGCACTTGCTAACTGCTTCGGTGCTTCACAATTCAATTTGTATGCTAATTCCTGATTATCTTCCGCCTTGTCTACTGCTGTATAAGCGGCACAATTCACGACAAGTTCAATCCGTTTCTCTGCTATATAAGTCCAAACAGCTTGCGCATCACAGATATCGAGCTCCTGCACATCTGTGAAGTAATACGTATGTTGCGGATTCTCTTTTGCAAGCACCTGCATCTCATTGCCAAGCTGACCGTTGGCACCTGTTACCAAAATTCTCATTTATTCATCCAGTTTTAATTCACCTTTACGGTCTTTATCATAATAGTTTGCCAACATTGAAAGGAAACTGGTAATAGCCTCCACCGCCTTAGCAGTCCCTTCGCTGATAGATTTCTTTTGAAGACGAAGCAGGAGCACTCCGTACAACGCTTCAAAGCAAGTTTCTAATTCTGGTTCGTCTTTCTTGCCGTTTTTATTTCGCAATTCTACGATAAATGGCAATGCTTTGAAATAGGCGGCACTGTAAAACGGGAATTTAGGGGAAGAAGCCAATACATTGTGTAAATCAGTCAGATTGATAATCACATTCTTATTGATCTGCAGATGACCTTTTTCCCGTACTCCTTCCTCGCTCATCATCGTTATCAGATTAGTATACCATTCTCTCATAGCAGGCTGCCGATCTTGCGGATATCGGGCTATCACATTTGCCTCCATCTCTTCCAGTTCACAATGATTGGCACGGATCAAATCTTCCTCTTGCCACATATATATAAGGTATTCGGCAATATTCTTTTCCTTCAAATGTTGTGCTATCTGATTCATTATGTTATCTCTTAATAAAGTGACTCTCCCAACAAAGTATAAATCAATCCGGCAACAGATACCAGCATTACGATACTTCCTACAACGCGATTCAGTATCCAGATACCACGCAAGTTGAATTTTGTACGCACTTTGTTCACAAAGTAGGTAATGCCAAACCACCAGGTCAATGCTCCTATAGCAATTGCAAGATACCCTGTGATCTCTTCAAATACCAGAACTCCCGGCTGCACAAAGGCAAAGCGGGCAAAAAGTCCGATAAACAGAAAGATTATCAAGGGATTGGATAGAGTAACGAAAAAGGCGGTAATAAAATTATGGAAATAAGAGCCTTTGCTGGACGAAGCCGGACG contains these protein-coding regions:
- a CDS encoding IS1182 family transposase; this translates as MTKIHFRPYIPNQTVLFPGRIDEDIAENDPVRMVDVLVESLNLEGFRKLYKECGRSAYHPRMMLKVILYAYMNNIYSCRKIEKLLHRDIHYIWLAGYEKPDFITINRFRNRVKKEINEVFTQTVLLLSSKGFISLNVEYIDGTKIESKANKYTFVWRKTVERNRERLMKKIHVLLGQIDEFIAQEKSSETNEGIEFTPTMLTEMAGELRNALAQAPDPCTKEEKTALKKKRKQLKELEEHRDKLQEYDGHLENLQARNSYSKTDKDATFMRMKEDAMRNGQTKPGYNLQIGTENQFITDFALFSNPTDTLTMIPFLQSFSGRYDRLAHMVVADSGYGSEENYRFMSENDMEAYVKYNYFHMEQRPGFKPNPFKAENFYYNEEHDYCICPMGQKMRRTGTGHVKTASGYVSENARYRAVRCEGCPLRCLCFKAKGNRTIELNHRLRKYRQKAKELLCSEEGLKHRGQRCIEPEAVFGQIKYNMNYKRFRHFGKEKVFMDFAFLAIAFNIKKMCAKMRKEGIDWMIKLFYKLVPALFRWGEHIYQTNLQKSAA
- a CDS encoding sodium ion-translocating decarboxylase subunit beta is translated as MNEIFENLYDMTAFSNIIADPQFLIMYAIAFVLLYLGIKKQYEPLLLVPIAFGVLLANFPGGDMGVIQADENGMVMVNGVLKNIWEMPLHDIAHELGLMNFIYYMLIKTGFLPPVIFMGVGALTDFGPMLRNLRLSIFGAAAQLGIFTVLLVAILMGFTPKEAASLGIIGGADGPTAIFTTIKLAPHLLGPIAIAAYSYMALVPVIIPLVVKLFCTKKELSINMKEQEKMYPSKTEIKNLRVLKIIFPIVVTTVVALFVPSAVPLIGMLMFGNLVKEIGTNTFRLFDAASNSIMNAATIFLGLSVGATMTAEAFLNWTTIGIVIGGFLAFALSITGGIFFVKLVNLFSKKKINPLIGATGLSAVPMASRVANEIALKYDPKNHVLQYCMASNISGVIGSAVAAGVLISFLA
- a CDS encoding biotin/lipoyl-containing protein; this encodes MKREVKFSLVFRDMWQSAGKYVPRVDQLVKVAPAIIEMGCFARVETNGGGFEQVNLLFGENPNKAVREWTKPFHEAGIQTHMLDRALNGLRMSPVPADVRKLFYKVKKAQGTDITRTFCGLNDVRNIAPSIKYAKEAGMISQCSLCITHSPIHTVEYYTNMALELIKLGADEICIKDMAGIGRPVSLGKIVANIKATHPEIPVQYHSHAGPGFNMASILEVCEAGCDYIDVGMEPLSWGTGHADLLSVQAMLKDAGYQVPEINMEAYMKVRGMIQEFMDDFLGLYISPKNRLMNSLLIAPGLPGGMMGSLMADLESNLESINKYKAKRNLPFMTQDQLLIKLFDEVAYVWPRVGYPPLVTPFSQYVKNLAMMNVMAMEKGKERWGMIADDIWDMILGKAGRLPGKLAPEIIEKAEREGRKFFEGNPQDNYPDALDKYRKMMKENKWEVGQDDEELFEYAMHPAQYEAYKSGKAKKDFLEDVAKRRVEKDKSPTEDAKPKTLTVQVDGQAYRVTVAYGDTELPVAPAGAAPAGEGKEVLSPLEGKFFLVKNAQETALKVGDTVKEGDVICYVEAMKTYNAIRAEFGGTVTAICANPGDAVSEDDVLMKIG
- a CDS encoding OadG family protein encodes the protein MENIETAILLMVVGMATVFVILLIVIYLGKLLIALVNKYAPEEIAPVKREASQGSAPIPGNILAAITAAVNVVTHGKGKITKVEKL
- a CDS encoding peptide chain release factor 3; amino-acid sequence: MADNTEILRRRTFAIIAHPDAGKTSLTEKLLLFGGQIQVAGAVKSNKIKKTATSDWMEIEKQRGISVTTSVMEFDYRGYKINILDTPGHQDFAEDTYRTLTAVDSVIIVVDGAKGVETQTRKLMEVCRMRKTPVIIFVNKMDREGKDPFDLLDELEEELMIQVRPLSWPIEQGARFKGVYNIYEQKLDLYQPSKQMVTEKVAVDIHTEELDRQIGKPLADKLRGDLELIEGVYPEFDSESYLAGDCAPVFFGSALNNFGVQELLNCFVEIAPSPRPVQAEEREVNPDEPKFTGFIFKITANIDPNHRSCVAFCKICSGKFVRNAPYMHVRHGKTMRFSSPTQFMAQRKTTIDEAYAGDIIGLPDNGTFKIGDTLTEGEMLHFRGLPSFSPEMFKYIENADPMKQKQLAKGVDQLMDEGVAQLFVNQFNGRKIIGTVGQLQFEVIQYRLLNEYNASCRWEPVSLYKACWIESDDPAELEAFKKRKYQYMAKDREGRDVFLADSGYVLQMAQMDFKHIKFHFTSEF
- the rfbD gene encoding dTDP-4-dehydrorhamnose reductase, translating into MRILVTGANGQLGNEMQVLAKENPQHTYYFTDVQELDICDAQAVWTYIAEKRIELVVNCAAYTAVDKAEDNQELAYKLNCEAPKQLASAAQANGAAMIQVSTDYVFDGAAHIPYTEDCAPCPDSVYGATKLEGEYAVMNNCEKAVVIRTAWLYSTFGNNFVKTMIRLGKERDSLGVVFDQIGTPTYANDLARAIYTIINKGIVRGIYHFTNEGVCSWYDFTIAIHRLAGITSCKVRPLHTAEYPAKANRPAYSVLDKTKIKTMFGIEIPHWEESLKRCIDTL
- a CDS encoding DUF4924 family protein, with amino-acid sequence MNQIAQHLKEKNIAEYLIYMWQEEDLIRANHCELEEMEANVIARYPQDRQPAMREWYTNLITMMSEEGVREKGHLQINKNVIINLTDLHNVLASSPKFPFYSAAYFKALPFIVELRNKNGKKDEPELETCFEALYGVLLLRLQKKSISEGTAKAVEAITSFLSMLANYYDKDRKGELKLDE
- a CDS encoding LysE family translocator; translation: MIQIETIFDILVKGFIIGVVVSAPLGPVGVLCIQRTLNKGRWYGFVTGLGASLSDIAYALLTGYGMSFVFDYINKNIFYLQLLGSVMLLLFGIYTFRSNPVQSIRPASSSKGSYFHNFITAFFVTLSNPLIIFLFIGLFARFAFVQPGVLVFEEITGYLAIAIGALTWWFGITYFVNKVRTKFNLRGIWILNRVVGSIVMLVSVAGLIYTLLGESLY